AATATTAGATAAACGGAAAATACTTTTCCTGTTCAGGCTACCGGGAATGGTAAGTATTTTTTACTCACATGTACATAGCCTAACCACATATTCAAATTGATTACAGTAAATCACTTAAAtgaaaattattttatttattgatCTTACAGTTTGGTTTTAAGTTTTAAAAACTATTTTAACAAACTTGAGGGTGATATGAAGCCTTTTCCAGTAAAAATATGCCAAGAATCAAGATTTTGGAGGGAGATGTCAAAGAGGTTCATTTGACTGTTTTATCATTatttgatttcttttttttttttttcattatgatGGTCATTTTTATACATTGCAAACTACAGTTGTTACTCTAGAGCTTGCTTAAGTATGTTGAAATGGGTTCTTAACTGCTTTAACTTTTGCAACTTTCTGCCACTATTTTAATAATGATTTTTTCTTGTATGTGTACGCACAACTAACAAGCGAAAAAAGTTCTTTTATTTGCACTGATAGTAAGTTCACTTATGTAATTATGATTACATTTGTTTTGCAGATTCATCAAGGAAATACAACAGGTATTTTGGGGACAGTCATTTTCAGGTTAAACCAATGCGTCTGTATGGACCATGTTACTATTGCCATCTTCATATTAAGCTGCTGCTTCATTATATTATTCTGCTTTTGTTGTTGAGCCATTGTCGTTCTGAAAGCAATCGTTCTGTTGAAGGTACATCATCAGCACATTAAACCCCTTAAACTCCTGAATTGTTTAAAATCTGAGTTTTGGATATTCATTTGTAGATTTTTGATCATTCACGAAATTTTTATTTGGAAAACATCGTTTACTATAATGGTTTAGCATCTCAATGGTGTAATATCTTAATCATCAAATTGTATTGATGTTTACTCTAAAATGATTTTTCTTTCTGTTTATCTCAGTTGAAGCTTTGCTAAAGCTTTCAAATGATCTAAATGACACCAATGAGAGAATTAAAGATTGGAGTGGTTCTTTAGTTAGCCCATGCTATTCCTGGTCTCACGTTATTTGTGATCATGATGGCGGAAATGTCATATCGTTGTACGTTTTTCAGTTTCTTGTTATCTTAAAGATTGTTACTTTATGAAT
The window above is part of the Rutidosis leptorrhynchoides isolate AG116_Rl617_1_P2 chromosome 1, CSIRO_AGI_Rlap_v1, whole genome shotgun sequence genome. Proteins encoded here:
- the LOC139886428 gene encoding MDIS1-interacting receptor like kinase 1-like isoform X2, whose protein sequence is MATPNSSRKYNRYFGDSHFQVKPMRLYGPCYYCHLHIKLLLHYIILLLLLSHCRSESNRSVEVEALLKLSNDLNDTNERIKDWSGSLVSPCYSWSHVICDHDGGNVISLSLGSLGFTGKLTSSITDLKFLTSLDLHNNNLSDELPDLSSLMNLQNLNLSRNKFSGSIPTSWNQLSNLNYLDLSSNNLSGKIPEKLFSSNVFKNIS